From the genome of Turicibacter faecis, one region includes:
- a CDS encoding YabP/YqfC family sporulation protein, with product MEMVNKVESLIFKQALNYPLIQLIKNKTVIVNDHCTVENFTETSCILKTPENKYIISGENLRIKEYGDLVIRIESDRIKKIEIVGDRNE from the coding sequence ATGGAAATGGTGAATAAGGTTGAATCATTAATCTTTAAGCAGGCGTTAAACTATCCTCTCATTCAACTCATTAAGAATAAAACCGTCATTGTAAATGATCATTGTACGGTGGAGAATTTTACGGAAACGTCTTGTATTTTAAAGACCCCAGAAAATAAGTATATTATTTCGGGAGAAAACTTAAGAATTAAAGAGTATGGTGACTTAGTTATTCGTATTGAAAGTGATCGGATAAAAAAAATAGAAATAGTCGGTGATAGGAATGAATAA